The following coding sequences lie in one Pseudoxanthomonas sp. SE1 genomic window:
- a CDS encoding flagellar basal body-associated FliL family protein — protein MAAADKNASKSKADKGDKPKGGKSLLTIGLVALVAAGAAGGGAWYFASHAGAEVKADAPKAKSPGEVPAPAQYFALEPPFVVNLVGETGGARYLQVEVQLMTRDPESLKAIELHAPAIRARLLMLFAQQDAAGLMSREGKERLQNSALSEVKALLVAETGKPSADSLLFTSFVMQ, from the coding sequence GTGGCAGCCGCCGACAAGAACGCAAGCAAATCCAAGGCCGACAAGGGCGACAAGCCCAAGGGCGGCAAGTCGCTGCTGACCATCGGGCTGGTGGCACTGGTCGCGGCCGGGGCCGCCGGCGGTGGTGCGTGGTACTTCGCCAGCCATGCCGGCGCGGAAGTGAAGGCCGATGCCCCCAAGGCCAAGAGTCCCGGCGAAGTTCCCGCCCCCGCCCAGTACTTCGCGCTGGAGCCGCCTTTCGTGGTCAACCTTGTCGGCGAAACGGGCGGCGCTCGCTACCTGCAGGTGGAGGTGCAGCTGATGACCCGCGATCCCGAATCGCTCAAGGCCATCGAACTGCATGCCCCCGCCATCCGCGCGCGCCTGCTGATGCTGTTCGCGCAGCAGGATGCCGCCGGCCTGATGAGCCGGGAAGGCAAGGAACGACTGCAGAACAGCGCGCTCTCGGAAGTGAAAGCGCTGCTGGTGGCCGAAACCGGCAAGCCCTCCGCCGACTCCCTGCTGTTTACCAGCTTCGTGATGCAGTGA
- the fliI gene encoding flagellar protein export ATPase FliI: MSAQPLEWLTARDLRLSARLSQINPELGGRGLIREGILRRAVGLTLEAIGCEAPMGATCKVEVVDGGWVDAEVVGFSGERTYLMPSAELHGLLPNARVVPSRRRGGVEVGEGLLGRVIDSDGVPLDGRGPIRAEGSVSLAGMTINPLSREPITQPLDVGVRAINALLPIGRGQRVGLFAGSGVGKSTLLGMMTRYTAADVIVVGLIGERGREVRDFVESTLGPVGLARAVVVASPADRPPLARLQGAYRATAIAEWFRDQGLNVLLLMDSLTRFAQAQREIGLSVGEPPTTRGYPPSVFARLPALVERAGNGAKGRGSITAFYTVLTEGDDPQDPIADAARAILDGHILLSRRVADSGLYPAIDVESSVSRVVTEIADETWRDRIRKLKRLLSAYNSNRDLIAIGAYQRGNDPTVDEALERWPEIVEFLGQDVARAADLPSSRAALESLVQRNIAAGVPTPRSPQ; this comes from the coding sequence ATGAGCGCCCAACCGCTGGAATGGCTGACCGCACGCGACCTGCGCCTGTCCGCGCGCCTGTCGCAGATCAATCCCGAACTCGGCGGCCGCGGCCTGATCCGCGAAGGCATCCTGCGCCGCGCCGTCGGCCTCACGCTGGAAGCCATCGGTTGCGAAGCTCCGATGGGCGCGACCTGCAAGGTGGAAGTCGTCGACGGCGGCTGGGTGGATGCGGAAGTCGTCGGCTTCTCGGGCGAACGCACCTACCTGATGCCCAGCGCCGAACTGCACGGCCTGCTGCCGAATGCGCGCGTGGTGCCTTCGCGGCGCCGCGGCGGCGTGGAGGTCGGCGAAGGCCTGCTGGGACGCGTGATCGACAGCGACGGCGTCCCACTGGACGGCCGTGGCCCGATCCGCGCGGAGGGCAGCGTCAGCCTGGCGGGCATGACGATCAACCCGCTGTCGCGCGAACCGATTACCCAACCCCTCGATGTCGGCGTGCGCGCGATCAATGCGCTGCTGCCCATCGGCCGTGGCCAGCGCGTGGGCCTGTTCGCCGGCTCCGGCGTGGGCAAATCCACGCTGCTGGGCATGATGACCCGCTATACCGCCGCGGACGTGATCGTCGTCGGCCTGATCGGCGAACGCGGCCGTGAAGTGCGCGACTTCGTCGAAAGCACGCTCGGCCCGGTAGGCCTGGCGCGCGCCGTGGTCGTCGCAAGCCCCGCGGACCGTCCGCCGCTGGCCCGCCTGCAAGGTGCGTATCGCGCCACCGCCATCGCCGAGTGGTTCCGCGACCAGGGCCTCAACGTGCTGCTGCTGATGGACTCGCTGACCCGCTTCGCCCAGGCCCAGCGCGAGATCGGCCTCTCGGTCGGCGAGCCGCCGACCACGCGCGGCTATCCGCCGTCCGTGTTCGCGCGCCTGCCCGCACTGGTGGAGCGTGCCGGCAACGGCGCGAAAGGACGCGGTTCCATCACCGCGTTCTACACCGTGCTGACCGAAGGCGACGATCCGCAGGATCCCATCGCCGATGCCGCGCGCGCCATCCTCGACGGCCACATCCTGCTCTCGCGTCGCGTGGCCGACAGCGGCCTGTATCCGGCCATCGATGTGGAGTCCTCGGTCAGCCGCGTGGTCACCGAGATCGCCGACGAAACCTGGCGCGACCGCATCCGCAAGCTCAAGCGCCTGCTGTCGGCCTACAACAGCAACCGCGACCTGATCGCCATCGGCGCCTACCAGCGCGGCAACGATCCCACCGTGGACGAAGCGCTTGAACGCTGGCCGGAGATCGTCGAATTCCTGGGCCAGGACGTGGCGCGCGCCGCCGACCTGCCCAGCAGCCGTGCCGCCCTCGAATCGCTGGTCCAACGCAACATCGCTGCCGGCGTCCCCACGCCACGCAGCCCGCAGTAA
- a CDS encoding flagellar biosynthetic protein FliQ, producing the protein MSPELALTELRDGLEIALWVGGPLLLVVLIVGVVVGVIQAATQLNEPTIAFVAKAIALTAALFATGSYLLGVLVEYTTNLFQRLPHLIG; encoded by the coding sequence ATGAGTCCCGAACTTGCCCTTACCGAACTGCGTGACGGCCTCGAAATCGCCCTGTGGGTCGGTGGCCCGCTGTTGCTCGTGGTGCTGATCGTCGGCGTGGTGGTCGGCGTGATCCAGGCGGCGACACAGCTCAACGAGCCCACCATCGCGTTCGTCGCCAAGGCGATCGCGCTGACCGCGGCGCTGTTCGCCACCGGCAGCTATCTGCTCGGCGTGCTGGTCGAATACACGACCAACCTGTTCCAGCGGCTGCCTCACCTGATCGGCTGA
- the fliR gene encoding flagellar biosynthetic protein FliR, with product MDPATQMVIDGQQAFGMVNAILWTMLRTGALLMAAPLIGTRAVSVRVRVIIAGALAMALAPLLPGTPDRIAFDASTVLNVARELAVGASMGFMLRLAFEAGAMAGELISQGTGLAFAQMSDPLRGVNSGVVGQWFYLAFGLLFFTANGHLALVSLLVDSYRSLPIGTSLPDVQQMLEVAPMLFSHMLRAAVGLALPVMVAMLAVNLAFGVLGRAAPALNPIQLGLPTALLLGLFLLALLAGELGPPVQRIFDLSFDAARQISA from the coding sequence ATGGATCCCGCGACCCAGATGGTCATCGACGGCCAGCAGGCCTTCGGCATGGTCAACGCCATCCTGTGGACGATGCTGCGCACCGGCGCGCTGCTGATGGCGGCGCCGTTGATCGGCACGCGCGCCGTCTCGGTGCGGGTGCGGGTCATCATCGCCGGCGCGCTGGCGATGGCGCTCGCACCGTTGCTTCCGGGCACGCCGGACCGGATCGCCTTCGACGCCAGCACCGTGCTCAACGTGGCGCGCGAACTTGCCGTCGGCGCGAGCATGGGCTTCATGCTGCGGCTGGCGTTCGAAGCCGGCGCGATGGCGGGCGAACTGATCTCGCAGGGCACGGGCCTGGCCTTCGCCCAGATGTCGGATCCGTTGCGCGGGGTGAACTCCGGTGTCGTCGGCCAATGGTTCTACCTGGCATTCGGCCTGCTGTTCTTCACCGCCAATGGCCACCTGGCCCTGGTGTCGCTGCTCGTGGACAGCTATCGCTCGCTGCCGATCGGCACCTCGCTGCCGGACGTGCAGCAGATGCTCGAAGTCGCGCCGATGCTGTTCAGCCACATGCTGCGTGCGGCCGTGGGGCTGGCCCTGCCGGTGATGGTCGCGATGCTGGCGGTGAACCTGGCCTTTGGCGTGCTGGGCCGCGCCGCGCCGGCCCTCAATCCCATCCAGCTGGGCCTGCCCACGGCCCTGCTGCTGGGGTTGTTCCTGCTCGCGCTGCTGGCAGGCGAGCTGGGGCCGCCGGTACAGCGCATCTTCGACCTTTCGTTTGATGCAGCGCGGCAAATCAGCGCTTAA
- the fliP gene encoding flagellar type III secretion system pore protein FliP (The bacterial flagellar biogenesis protein FliP forms a type III secretion system (T3SS)-type pore required for flagellar assembly.), with amino-acid sequence MRRFVLSLICLLWLAAPTLAFAQATTAPAPATTPAAAAPAAPTAPTLPTLPKVNVGQVGDNTVSLPLQTLLLMTAITLIPSALLAMTAFTRIIIVLGLLRQALGTGQTPSNQVLVGLALFLTMLVMMPVGEKAWAQGMAPYLNGQIDFSTAWTMTTGPLRDFMLAQVRETDLMTFAGLAGHGSYASPADVPFPIVVASFITSELKTAFEIGFLIFIPFVIIDLVVASVLMSMGMMMLSPMLVSAPFKILLFVLVDGWVLIVGSLAASFNGV; translated from the coding sequence ATGCGTCGTTTCGTCCTTTCCCTGATCTGCCTGCTGTGGTTGGCCGCGCCTACGCTGGCGTTCGCGCAGGCCACGACTGCACCCGCACCCGCCACAACGCCTGCCGCCGCTGCGCCGGCCGCGCCCACCGCACCGACCCTGCCCACGCTGCCGAAGGTCAACGTGGGCCAGGTGGGCGACAACACCGTCAGCCTGCCACTGCAGACGCTGCTGCTGATGACGGCGATCACGCTGATCCCGTCGGCGCTGCTGGCGATGACGGCCTTCACCCGCATCATCATCGTGCTCGGACTGCTGCGGCAGGCGCTCGGCACGGGCCAGACACCGTCCAACCAGGTACTGGTGGGCCTGGCGCTGTTCCTGACCATGCTGGTGATGATGCCCGTCGGCGAAAAGGCATGGGCACAGGGCATGGCGCCCTACCTCAATGGCCAGATCGATTTCTCCACCGCGTGGACGATGACCACCGGGCCGCTGCGCGACTTCATGCTGGCGCAGGTACGCGAAACCGACCTGATGACCTTCGCCGGCCTTGCCGGCCACGGCAGCTATGCCAGCCCGGCGGACGTGCCGTTCCCCATCGTGGTGGCCTCGTTCATCACCAGCGAACTGAAGACCGCGTTCGAGATCGGCTTCCTGATCTTCATTCCCTTCGTGATCATCGACCTGGTGGTCGCCAGCGTGCTGATGTCGATGGGCATGATGATGCTGTCGCCGATGCTGGTGTCCGCGCCGTTCAAGATCCTGCTGTTCGTGCTGGTGGACGGCTGGGTGCTGATCGTCGGCTCGCTGGCCGCCAGTTTCAACGGCGTCTGA
- the fliJ gene encoding flagellar export protein FliJ: MMQSRRIDPLLRRAQEHEDSVARDLAERQNTLAQHESRLEELRQYAEDYANSQMAATSPAQLANRRAFLERIDQALAQQLQNVDRSRSSVDIERDRLLLASRDKQVLEQLAASYRAQERQVVERRDQRDMDDLGARRARLAATAQESEEA; this comes from the coding sequence ATGATGCAGTCCCGCCGAATCGATCCGCTGTTGCGCCGCGCGCAGGAACACGAGGATTCCGTCGCCCGCGACCTGGCCGAGCGCCAGAACACGCTGGCGCAGCACGAGTCGCGCCTGGAGGAACTGCGGCAGTACGCCGAGGACTACGCCAACAGCCAGATGGCCGCCACCAGTCCGGCGCAGCTGGCCAATCGCCGCGCCTTCCTGGAACGCATCGACCAGGCACTGGCGCAGCAGTTGCAGAACGTCGACCGCAGCCGCAGCAGCGTGGACATCGAACGCGACCGCCTGCTGCTGGCCAGCCGCGACAAGCAGGTGCTGGAGCAACTCGCCGCCAGCTACCGGGCCCAGGAACGGCAGGTGGTGGAACGGCGCGACCAGCGCGACATGGATGACCTGGGGGCGCGCCGTGCACGACTGGCCGCCACCGCACAGGAAAGCGAGGAAGCCTGA
- a CDS encoding TetR/AcrR family transcriptional regulator, which produces MSPNPTHKRRTSQETREAVLIAARRLFFTKGFDQTTLMDLGEETGLSARGVILHFETKADIIATLLIRDYTARKAPMVERPQGSTHAQRILDFYFWMAREDAANFIAFPALWSVSARWSPSVEAEMNTALRRMREPVRQELSRGMAAGEFRGVDIQHADEMIWQSYQHGLRAVSVNGGTPAMAVPQVFKTLEALTA; this is translated from the coding sequence GTGAGTCCAAACCCCACCCACAAGCGCCGTACCAGCCAGGAGACGCGGGAAGCCGTGCTCATCGCGGCGCGCAGGCTGTTTTTCACCAAGGGCTTCGACCAGACCACCCTGATGGACCTGGGCGAAGAAACCGGCCTCAGTGCCCGCGGCGTGATCCTGCACTTCGAGACCAAGGCAGACATCATCGCCACCCTGCTGATCCGCGACTACACCGCGCGCAAGGCGCCCATGGTGGAACGCCCGCAGGGGTCGACGCATGCCCAGCGCATCCTCGATTTCTATTTCTGGATGGCACGCGAGGACGCCGCCAATTTCATCGCGTTCCCTGCCTTGTGGAGCGTGTCGGCGCGCTGGTCGCCCAGCGTGGAGGCGGAAATGAACACCGCACTGCGCCGGATGCGCGAGCCGGTGCGCCAGGAGCTCAGCCGCGGCATGGCCGCGGGCGAATTCCGCGGCGTGGACATCCAGCATGCGGACGAGATGATCTGGCAGAGCTACCAGCACGGCCTGCGTGCCGTCTCCGTCAACGGCGGCACCCCGGCCATGGCCGTGCCGCAGGTGTTCAAGACGCTGGAAGCACTGACGGCCTGA
- a CDS encoding flagellar hook-length control protein FliK, giving the protein MPSPVASLPSAGKTMSPATVGGGAQTREAASEPAKPSFDEMVRRPAMREDAPARKPAPRRDEGQETTLPPAHTAKRSPGNAAQATDDQDTRETRVATLVLPDLPVPASVVPPSDPGVAAVPTDPPGNPLLGNPLLCGALPAEAPCSPDALLAGSRALVPAAPAGALPAAAIAGPDNPGVGDLQDAATTTGADATATALPTTTATTDNVARAPLQNLLSFTAHLATGQAAAAIPEVINLGRDIIDALRSDDAETTTSPTGTLLAGVGASNAPLGLSRTETVNAMEAPSADLHGGHFDGDVADAVRWMADQKIGHAHIKVTPNDLGTVEIRLRLEGDRVHADFSSAQAEVRQALESSLPRLRDMLGQHGFQLAHADVGQQHAPPSQGGTAQHGESAADTSDAAAETPRTVRMTARGLVDAYA; this is encoded by the coding sequence ATGCCATCCCCGGTGGCGTCGCTGCCTTCCGCTGGCAAGACGATGTCCCCCGCCACGGTGGGGGGCGGTGCGCAGACGCGTGAAGCCGCATCGGAACCGGCGAAGCCCAGCTTCGACGAGATGGTGCGCCGCCCGGCAATGCGTGAAGATGCCCCGGCGCGAAAGCCCGCGCCCCGGCGCGACGAGGGACAGGAGACCACCCTGCCACCCGCGCACACCGCCAAGCGCAGCCCGGGCAATGCGGCGCAGGCAACGGACGATCAGGACACCCGGGAGACTCGCGTCGCCACGCTCGTGCTGCCGGATCTTCCGGTACCGGCAAGCGTCGTGCCGCCGTCCGATCCTGGCGTCGCTGCGGTGCCGACCGATCCGCCGGGCAATCCGCTGCTCGGCAACCCGCTGCTCTGCGGCGCCCTGCCTGCGGAGGCGCCCTGCTCCCCCGATGCCCTGTTGGCAGGCAGTCGCGCCCTTGTGCCCGCCGCGCCGGCAGGTGCCTTGCCGGCCGCGGCCATCGCAGGACCGGACAACCCGGGTGTCGGCGACCTGCAGGACGCCGCCACCACAACCGGCGCCGATGCGACCGCGACAGCCTTGCCGACAACCACCGCCACGACCGACAACGTGGCCAGGGCGCCGCTGCAGAACCTGCTCTCCTTCACCGCCCACCTGGCCACCGGCCAGGCCGCCGCCGCGATACCGGAGGTGATCAACCTCGGCCGCGACATCATTGATGCCCTGCGCAGCGACGACGCGGAAACCACCACGTCGCCCACCGGCACGCTGCTCGCCGGCGTCGGCGCGTCGAATGCCCCGCTCGGCCTCTCGCGTACGGAGACCGTCAATGCGATGGAAGCACCGAGCGCCGACCTGCATGGCGGCCACTTCGACGGAGACGTCGCCGATGCAGTGCGCTGGATGGCCGACCAGAAGATCGGCCATGCACACATCAAGGTGACCCCGAACGACCTCGGCACCGTGGAGATCCGCCTGCGACTGGAGGGCGACCGCGTGCACGCCGACTTCTCCAGTGCCCAGGCCGAGGTTCGCCAGGCACTGGAAAGCAGCCTGCCGCGGTTGCGCGACATGCTGGGCCAGCACGGCTTCCAACTGGCCCATGCCGATGTCGGCCAGCAGCATGCACCGCCGTCGCAGGGCGGCACGGCGCAGCACGGTGAAAGCGCCGCAGACACCAGCGACGCCGCAGCCGAGACACCGCGTACCGTCCGCATGACGGCGCGGGGACTGGTGGACGCGTACGCCTGA
- a CDS encoding GGDEF domain-containing protein: MKPTRRDFRLDIIVLLGSITGVTIAVFGVYRWLSGQHAIAWLDFLIVAGVMLPVLYAWRTGDSTRAGVVLCVLNSAGTLAACLLAGHTALTWIYLVLLTNFFIANRWLAVSANLAILVGVQLLPGFFHDGFHATSVAVSVLLITGFSYIFAKRTQGDRARLEKLAAIDALTGVPNRRSMERALADAVNRFQRGECGFGLVVLDLDHFKGVNDQYGHAAGDAAIADLASILRFEMRRNDQVFRFGGEEFVALLELDNIEDLETTTERLRKAVRASLRGPGGRITISLGAALLREHEKTWHDWFSRADAALYRAKSAGRDSYVIADDLF, from the coding sequence ATGAAGCCGACCCGCCGCGACTTCCGCCTCGACATCATCGTCCTGCTGGGCTCGATCACGGGCGTCACCATCGCTGTCTTCGGCGTCTATCGCTGGCTCAGCGGGCAGCATGCCATTGCCTGGCTGGACTTCCTGATCGTCGCCGGCGTCATGCTGCCGGTGCTCTATGCATGGCGGACCGGAGACAGCACGCGCGCCGGCGTGGTGCTGTGCGTGCTGAACTCGGCAGGCACGCTCGCGGCATGCCTGCTGGCGGGACATACGGCGCTGACGTGGATCTATCTGGTCCTGCTGACGAACTTCTTCATCGCCAACCGCTGGCTGGCGGTGTCCGCGAACCTTGCCATCCTGGTCGGCGTGCAGTTACTTCCCGGTTTCTTCCATGACGGGTTCCATGCCACGTCGGTGGCGGTCAGCGTGCTGCTGATCACCGGATTCTCGTACATCTTCGCCAAGCGCACGCAGGGAGACCGGGCACGACTGGAGAAACTGGCCGCGATCGATGCACTGACCGGCGTCCCCAACCGGCGCAGCATGGAACGCGCGCTGGCGGATGCAGTCAATCGCTTCCAGCGCGGCGAATGCGGCTTCGGACTGGTCGTCCTGGACCTGGACCACTTCAAGGGCGTCAACGACCAGTACGGGCACGCGGCCGGCGATGCCGCCATTGCGGACCTCGCCTCGATCCTGCGTTTCGAAATGCGGCGCAACGACCAGGTGTTCCGTTTCGGTGGCGAAGAGTTCGTCGCCCTGCTGGAACTGGACAACATCGAAGATCTCGAAACCACCACCGAACGGCTGCGCAAGGCCGTGCGCGCCTCGCTGCGCGGTCCGGGTGGACGCATCACCATCTCGCTGGGCGCGGCCCTGCTGCGCGAACACGAGAAAACCTGGCATGACTGGTTCTCGCGCGCGGACGCCGCGTTATACCGTGCCAAGTCGGCCGGCCGCGACAGCTACGTGATCGCCGACGACCTGTTCTAG
- the fliM gene encoding flagellar motor switch protein FliM codes for MNSDLLSQDEIDALLNGVDTGAIETEEPPVDPTIARTYDFASQDRIVRGRLPTLEMINERFVRTWRIGLFNLLRRSAELSVRGIETIKFGDYLHSLYVPTNLNLIKFKPLRGVGLIVFEPKLVFTMVDNFFGGDGRYPAKIEGREFTATEMRVIQLLLKQTFTDLVDAWAPVMPVDFEYITSEVNPHFANIVSPREYVVVSRFHVELDGGGGDLHVTLPYSMLEPIRELLDAGIQSDRVHDDDSFRVTLHEQLRGAEVTVSSVLAEKRINLRQLTRLKIGDILPIDLPKSVPVCVEQVPVFTGEFGISNGNNAVKITAKHPPGSHHKHAAPPRHALTPVAFQDATP; via the coding sequence ATGAACAGTGACCTGCTGTCGCAAGACGAGATCGACGCGCTGCTCAACGGCGTCGATACCGGCGCGATCGAGACCGAAGAACCGCCGGTCGATCCCACCATCGCGCGCACCTACGACTTCGCCAGCCAGGACCGCATCGTGCGCGGCCGGCTGCCGACGCTGGAGATGATCAACGAACGCTTCGTGCGCACCTGGCGGATCGGCCTGTTCAATCTGCTGCGGCGCTCGGCCGAACTGTCGGTGCGCGGCATCGAGACGATCAAGTTCGGCGACTACCTGCACTCCCTGTACGTGCCCACCAACCTCAACCTGATCAAGTTCAAGCCGCTGCGCGGCGTGGGCCTGATCGTGTTCGAACCCAAGCTGGTGTTCACCATGGTGGACAACTTCTTCGGCGGCGACGGTCGCTACCCGGCCAAGATCGAAGGCCGTGAGTTCACCGCCACCGAGATGCGGGTGATCCAGCTGCTGTTGAAGCAGACCTTCACCGATCTGGTCGATGCCTGGGCGCCGGTGATGCCGGTGGACTTCGAATACATCACCAGTGAGGTCAATCCGCACTTCGCCAATATCGTCAGTCCCCGCGAGTACGTGGTCGTGAGCCGCTTCCATGTGGAACTCGATGGCGGCGGCGGCGACCTGCACGTGACGCTGCCGTATTCGATGCTGGAACCGATCCGCGAACTGCTCGACGCCGGCATCCAGTCCGACCGCGTGCACGACGACGACAGCTTCCGCGTCACCCTCCACGAGCAGTTGCGCGGCGCCGAAGTCACCGTCTCCAGCGTGCTGGCGGAGAAACGCATCAACCTGCGCCAGCTGACCCGGCTGAAGATCGGCGACATCCTGCCCATCGACCTGCCCAAGTCGGTGCCGGTGTGTGTCGAACAGGTGCCGGTGTTCACCGGCGAGTTCGGCATCTCCAACGGCAACAACGCGGTGAAGATCACCGCCAAGCATCCTCCCGGCAGCCACCACAAGCACGCGGCGCCGCCCCGCCATGCCCTGACACCCGTCGCCTTCCAGGACGCCACACCATGA
- the fliO gene encoding flagellar biosynthetic protein FliO — translation MHAFALLATAAAPVQKIGQHAPSTPGIGGALVGLILVLGLILGMAWLLKRMPGMGAGIRPSEQLRVVSMLSVGAKERVMVIEVGKEQVLIGVTAGGITALHTLPEPLVVAPAPALPNFAELLAKRLRKES, via the coding sequence ATGCACGCCTTCGCCCTGCTCGCCACCGCGGCGGCACCCGTACAGAAGATCGGCCAGCACGCGCCGTCCACGCCCGGCATCGGCGGCGCGCTCGTTGGCCTGATCCTGGTACTCGGCCTGATCCTGGGCATGGCCTGGCTGCTCAAGCGCATGCCCGGCATGGGCGCCGGCATCCGGCCCAGCGAACAACTGCGCGTGGTGTCGATGCTGTCGGTCGGTGCCAAGGAGCGCGTGATGGTGATCGAAGTCGGCAAGGAACAGGTGCTGATCGGCGTGACCGCCGGCGGCATCACCGCACTGCACACCCTGCCCGAACCGCTGGTTGTCGCACCCGCGCCGGCCCTGCCCAACTTCGCCGAACTGCTGGCCAAGCGCCTGCGCAAAGAGTCCTGA